The Glycine soja cultivar W05 chromosome 3, ASM419377v2, whole genome shotgun sequence genome window below encodes:
- the LOC114405437 gene encoding nuclear transcription factor Y subunit B-6-like, whose translation MAGVREQDQYMPIANVIRIMRRILPAHAKISDDAKETIQECVSEYISFITAEANERCQREQRKTVTAEDVLWAMEKLGFDNYAHPLSLYLHRYRKTEGEPASARRASASASPSMQMHPRTHPHSHPPNYSHHGFGMFDFDPSSQGFYRDDASSSGSGGFVASFDPYANIKRDPL comes from the coding sequence ATGGCGGGAGTGAGGGAGCAGGACCAGTATATGCCGATAGCAAACGTGATAAGGATCATGCGGAGGATTCTACCGGCGCACGCGAAGATCTCGGACGACGCGAAGGAGACAATCCAGGAGTGCGTGTCGGAGTACATAAGCTTCATCACGGCAGAGGCGAATGAGCGATGCCAGCGCGAGCAGCGAAAGACGGTGACTGCAGAGGACGTGCTGTGGGCGATGGAGAAGCTCGGCTTCGACAACTACGCCCACCCTCTCTCTCTTTACCTTCACCGCTATCGCAAGACCGAAGGCGAACCCGCTTCCGCCAGACGTGCTTCTGCATCTGCATCCCCATCGATGCAGATGCACCCACGCACACACCCACACTCACATCCACCTAATTATTCTCATCATGGCTTCGGAATGTTTGACTTTGACCCATCATCGCAAGGGTTTTACAGGGATGATGCATCTAGTTCTGGCTCTGGTGGATTTGTTGCCAGTTTTGATCCTTATGCTAACATCAAACGTGATCCCCTGTGA
- the LOC114405041 gene encoding protein MAIN-LIKE 1-like: protein MTGDAPDMAEDVPDMTEDVLDIAEDAPEMIADVQGDDGAEGSHADDAEGFAGGPRDPSVLTSFADHVAHAVSSGHRWHNETNTFHLPVGELTITLDDVSSLLHLPITGALHNFHALSVEEAIFLLTELLEVFAEEARAETARSRGAYVRLGWVRDIYEMRCQAQWWIVAARAYLLHLVGCTHFDNKSATYIHVVYLDAFRDLGQSGGYAWGVVALVHIYDQLDEASRTTTRQMAGYLTLLQYWIYEHFPSVHQCVTDDTYQETSPCASRWLTSKAHMKGITGAPYRARCDALTVTDVSWLPYTEHRGVRAFELISSFQGQLRWGPMVVTARPERVLRQFGYIQSIPPPPVSARLSHDDIDDRWMHFADHVLAVGELCLVPGQVFADYMEWFFWISHPFMIPTQAGDQPRDAPAADPEEYMQLPTPQDCQTIARGGASADGSVRARQRRRTEH, encoded by the exons ATGACTGGGGATGCACCTGATATGGCTGAGGATGTTCCTGACATGACTGAGGATGTCCTTGATATAGCTGAGGATGCACCAGAGATGATTGCGGACGTACAAGGTGATGATGGTGCTGAGGGGTCACATGCTGATGATGCTGAGGGATTCGCAGGTGGGCCACGTGACCCATCAGTGCTGACATCATTTGCGGACCATGTTGCACACGCCGTTTCGAGTggacat aggtggcacaacGAGACCAACACCTTCCACCTTCCGGTAGGAGAGttgacgatcacattggatgatgtgtcgtcaCTCCTCCATTTGCCTATCACTGGCGCGTTGCACAACTTTCATGCTCTTTCTGTGGAGGAGGCGATATTTTTGTTGACCGAGTTGCTAGAGGTGTTTGCGGAGGAGGCTAGAGCCGAGACAGCACGATCACGTGGGGCATACGTACGACTAGGATGGGTTCGAGACATTTATGAGATGAGATGTCAGGCCCAGTGGTGGATTGTAGCAGCTCGTGCTTATCTGCTGCACCTGGTCGGTTGCACTCATTTTgataataagagtgcaacatatATTCATGTGGTGTACCTAGACGCTTTTCGCGACCTGGGTCAGAGTGGTGGTTATGCTTGGGGAGTTGTCGCGCTGGTTCATATCtatgaccagttagatgaggcttcTAGGACCACCACACGACAGATGGCGGGGTACCTAACTCTAttacag tattggatctatgagcactttcCTAGTGTGCATCAGTGCGTCACAGATGAtacataccaggagacgtccccaTGTGCTTCCCGGTGGCTGACGTCGAAGGCGCATATGAAAGGAATCACAGGAGCACCGtacagggcacgttgtgatgctttgaccgtcacagatgtgtcctggttgccTTATACTGAGCATCGGGGGGTTAGGGCCTTTGAGCTGATTTCATCATTCCAGGGTCAGCTGAGATGGGGTCCTATGGTGGTCACAGCTCGACCGGAGAGGGTGCTACGGCAGTTTGGTTACATTcagagcatccctccgccgCCTGTTAGTGCTCGATTGTCACATGATGATATAGATGACAGATGGATGCATTTTGCGGACCACGTACTAGCTGTGGGTGAGCTTTGTTtagtgcctgggcaggtatttgcggattacatggagtggttttttTGGATATCTCACCCTTTCATGATACCAACCCAGGCAGGTGACCAGCCTAGAGATGCACCTGCCGCAGACCCTGAGGAGTACATGCAGCTGCCCACcccccag GATTGCCAGACGATCGCCAGAGGAGGAGCCAGTGCTGATGGAAGTGTCAGGGCTCGACAGAGACGACGCACAGAGCAttga